DNA sequence from the Thermodesulfobacteriota bacterium genome:
TACTCCTAATGTAATTATTAAGCCTATTAACATAATTACGAAACACCTTGCTTTAGAGCAGTGCGTGATTAACGGAGCCTTTCCGAAGTTATGTATTGTTGCTAGGTACAAAAATACACCAGAGGCAAATGATAGAGTTATTGCCTTTACTAATAGCAGAGATTCACTACCTAGAAATTGACGAGCTTCTGCCCCTGCTACTATGCCAAGAGGCGTAGCTATCGCAAATAATCCATAGAGCAGATAACACTGATATTTACTCAGCTTACTGGTCACCATATTTAATGCTAGACCAAAACCTGCAGAACTCTTATGTGCCAACACAGCTATTAGAATAAAAATAGCCGTTTCCGTGTCACTTATTCCAAGAGCAGTACCTAACATAAAGGAAGGAAATGAAATCATAATTGTCATTATTATGGGTATTGAGGGTGAGGACAAGCCACCGCTTTGTTTATCTCTTGATGCC
Encoded proteins:
- a CDS encoding ZIP family metal transporter, whose product is MNTLELISFILILGAAVLGGYYPLTKREQVQSGMRFEHGESFTSGVFLALSLFIMLPAGFHLFGKATPNFVIPLAPVVGVIAFMFLLAIEHITEASRDKQSGGLSSPSIPIIMTIMISFPSFMLGTALGISDTETAIFILIAVLAHKSSAGFGLALNMVTSKLSKYQCYLLYGLFAIATPLGIVAGAEARQFLGSESLLLVKAITLSFASGVFLYLATIHNFGKAPLITHCSKARCFVIMLIGLIITLGVKAILDLGHAG